From one Actinomyces sp. Marseille-P3109 genomic stretch:
- a CDS encoding ROK family transcriptional regulator: protein MDGGGRSLGARALLSLISVGAMSRGDLGERLGLSPATTTRTVRPLIEAGLIEEQPPVEVGGPGRPTRLLAVAPNSATVAGIKLTADRLYAVLTDPLGEVLIDDSLPLIETDAESVTSLIASVVMRLAERSGRRPDAIGISLGAAVVGRRTVVVAAFLGWRDVPLAAMITEATGLPCAVANDVRAFAYAEAWFGAGRGKSPFALVTLGAGIGCGIVVGGEILSGAKGAAGSVGHLPVDPTGPSCEIGHPGCARALASTAGILRASAEHLGCAVEELSLERLLSPGMRRGSGVDDVLRRAALAAGRVVGTLIAYVDPELVVVSGEGIALVEAYRETFEKEVDGLRHWAAAPVPVLLRPFEFDEWARGAAALALEQWTVVAGDR, encoded by the coding sequence ATGGATGGTGGTGGACGCAGCCTCGGAGCCCGGGCGCTGCTCTCCCTGATCTCTGTCGGCGCTATGAGTCGCGGTGACCTCGGGGAGCGTTTGGGCTTGTCCCCTGCGACGACGACGCGCACGGTGCGCCCGCTCATCGAGGCCGGTCTCATCGAGGAGCAACCGCCGGTGGAGGTGGGCGGGCCGGGGCGGCCCACCCGTCTCCTGGCCGTCGCTCCGAACAGCGCCACCGTCGCAGGTATCAAGCTCACTGCCGACCGCCTCTACGCCGTCCTGACCGACCCGCTGGGCGAGGTCCTGATCGATGACTCCCTGCCGCTGATCGAGACCGACGCCGAGTCCGTCACCTCCCTCATCGCGTCGGTGGTGATGCGCCTGGCCGAGCGCAGCGGCCGACGGCCGGACGCCATCGGGATCTCCCTGGGGGCGGCCGTCGTCGGAAGGCGGACCGTGGTGGTGGCCGCCTTCCTGGGGTGGCGCGATGTTCCCCTGGCCGCCATGATCACCGAGGCCACCGGGCTGCCCTGCGCCGTGGCCAACGACGTGCGCGCCTTCGCCTACGCCGAGGCCTGGTTCGGGGCGGGGCGGGGAAAGAGTCCCTTCGCCCTGGTCACCCTGGGGGCCGGTATCGGCTGCGGCATCGTGGTGGGCGGCGAGATCCTCTCCGGGGCGAAGGGAGCGGCCGGAAGCGTCGGTCACCTCCCGGTGGATCCGACCGGACCGAGCTGCGAGATCGGGCACCCGGGGTGCGCTCGGGCCCTGGCCTCGACAGCGGGGATCCTTCGGGCGTCAGCCGAGCATCTGGGGTGCGCGGTGGAGGAGCTGAGCCTTGAGCGGCTCCTGAGTCCCGGAATGCGTCGGGGCAGTGGTGTCGACGACGTTCTGCGGCGTGCGGCACTGGCGGCCGGGAGGGTCGTGGGGACCCTTATCGCCTACGTCGACCCTGAGCTCGTCGTCGTCTCGGGGGAGGGGATCGCCTTGGTGGAGGCCTACCGGGAGACCTTCGAGAAGGAGGTGGACGGCCTGCGGCACTGGGCGGCCGCCCCGGTCCCCGTCCTGCTGCGCCCCTTCGAGTTCGACGAGTGGGCGCGGGGCGCAGCCGCGCTGGCGCTGGAGCAGTGGACGGTGGTGGCGGGCGACAGGTGA
- a CDS encoding NAD(P)/FAD-dependent oxidoreductase — protein sequence MSRRTTIALSTAGLLAAGAALALAVRPARHDVPDVAAGTDSRRPPRVVIAGGGYVGFCVARALRAQLNLDQVEIAIIDSRAYMTYQPFLPEVAAGSIQPRHVIAPHRRNLDGVTIITGAVTAIDHAGRTVTVRPPTPQSTHERVEPYTLTYDHLVIALGAEARTLPIPGLAEQAMGFKQVEEATALRNRVLTRIEDAASTWDTERRRRLLTFVFVGGGFAGVEAIAELEDMARATVRTIPSIEQRDVRFVLVEGSRRILPELTEELSGYGLQQLLERGIDVRLNTFLSSCVDGHVVLSDGTEFDADTIVWTAGVKAAPVLQTASDLPIDARGRVTALPTLQVARDGAPVEGAWAAGDCAAVPDLTSEDPEATCAPTAQHAVRQAKLLADNLVAVLAAGDENGVPLKSYAHANLGTVASLGIGKGVARIMGRDLRGFTAWTAHRGYHVYAMPTLNRKVRIMMDWFAAVVFRRDLASFGSIAEPGAAFATAARHDADLAARRKATESGA from the coding sequence ATGAGTCGCCGCACCACCATTGCCCTGTCGACCGCCGGCCTCCTGGCCGCCGGAGCCGCCCTCGCACTGGCCGTACGTCCGGCCCGCCACGACGTCCCCGACGTCGCCGCCGGCACGGACAGCCGCCGTCCGCCCCGCGTCGTCATCGCCGGCGGCGGCTACGTCGGCTTCTGCGTCGCCCGGGCCCTGCGCGCCCAGCTCAACCTCGACCAGGTCGAGATCGCGATCATCGACTCGCGCGCCTACATGACCTACCAGCCCTTCCTTCCGGAGGTCGCGGCCGGCTCCATCCAGCCGCGCCACGTCATCGCCCCCCACCGCCGTAACCTCGACGGCGTCACCATCATCACCGGCGCCGTCACCGCCATCGACCACGCGGGCCGCACCGTCACCGTGCGTCCTCCGACCCCCCAGTCCACGCACGAGCGGGTCGAGCCCTACACCTTGACCTACGACCACCTCGTCATCGCCCTGGGCGCCGAGGCCCGCACCCTGCCGATCCCCGGCCTGGCGGAGCAGGCCATGGGCTTCAAGCAGGTCGAGGAGGCCACCGCCCTGCGCAACCGGGTCCTGACCCGTATCGAGGACGCCGCCTCCACGTGGGACACCGAGCGCCGCAGGCGCCTGCTCACCTTCGTCTTCGTCGGAGGAGGCTTCGCGGGCGTCGAGGCCATCGCCGAGCTCGAGGACATGGCGCGCGCGACCGTGCGCACCATCCCCTCCATCGAGCAGCGCGACGTCCGCTTCGTCCTCGTCGAGGGCTCGCGCCGCATCCTGCCCGAGCTCACTGAGGAGCTCTCCGGCTACGGGCTGCAGCAGCTGCTTGAGCGCGGCATCGATGTGCGGCTCAACACCTTCCTCAGCTCCTGCGTCGACGGTCACGTCGTCCTGTCCGACGGCACCGAGTTCGACGCCGACACCATCGTGTGGACCGCCGGCGTCAAGGCCGCCCCGGTGCTGCAGACCGCCTCCGACCTGCCCATCGACGCCCGCGGCCGTGTCACCGCGCTGCCCACCCTCCAGGTCGCGCGCGACGGAGCGCCGGTCGAGGGCGCCTGGGCCGCCGGCGACTGCGCCGCCGTCCCGGACCTGACCTCCGAGGACCCCGAGGCCACCTGCGCCCCCACCGCCCAGCACGCGGTGCGTCAGGCCAAGCTGCTGGCCGACAACCTCGTGGCCGTCCTCGCCGCCGGGGACGAGAACGGTGTGCCTCTGAAGTCCTACGCGCACGCGAACCTGGGCACCGTGGCCTCCCTGGGCATCGGCAAGGGCGTCGCACGCATCATGGGTCGGGACCTGCGCGGCTTCACCGCCTGGACCGCTCATCGCGGCTACCACGTCTACGCGATGCCGACCCTCAACCGGAAGGTACGCATCATGATGGACTGGTTCGCCGCCGTCGTCTTTCGTCGCGACCTGGCCTCCTTCGGCTCCATCGCCGAGCCCGGCGCGGCCTTCGCCACGGCGGCCCGTCACGACGCCGACCTCGCCGCCCGCCGCAAGGCCACCGAGAGCGGGGCCTGA
- the gcvH gene encoding glycine cleavage system protein GcvH has translation MAQSVRAHLRYSIDHEWLEDGEPARVGITTVAADALGEVVFVDLPEVGAQVEAGEPCGELESTKSVSDLVSPVSGTVVDVNEAVVDEPGTVNEDPYGAGWLFTVTVSAEGDLLSAQDYADRFDAVVDG, from the coding sequence ATGGCTCAGAGCGTGCGCGCTCACCTGCGCTACAGCATCGACCACGAGTGGCTGGAGGACGGTGAGCCCGCACGCGTGGGCATCACCACAGTCGCCGCCGATGCTCTCGGTGAGGTCGTCTTCGTCGACCTGCCCGAGGTCGGCGCCCAGGTCGAGGCGGGCGAGCCCTGCGGCGAGCTCGAGTCGACCAAGTCCGTCTCGGACCTCGTCTCACCCGTGAGCGGCACCGTCGTCGACGTCAACGAGGCGGTCGTCGACGAGCCGGGCACCGTCAACGAGGACCCGTACGGCGCCGGCTGGCTGTTCACGGTGACGGTCAGCGCTGAGGGAGATCTGCTCAGCGCCCAGGACTACGCAGACAGGTTCGACGCCGTCGTCGACGGCTGA
- a CDS encoding glycine cleavage system aminomethyltransferase GcvT, with protein MSKHTETSAAVLRTTPLHRVHTALGASFTDFGGWQMPLRYTSDLAEHHAVRRSAGIFDLSHMGEVKVTGPEAGAALDHALVGALSAVAVGRARYTMIVSPSGGVIDDLIVYHVGDEEYLVVPNAGNRERVAAELVARCAGFDCTVEDISLPTCLIAVQGPRAQEVLVGVIESGAAMPGALRPLEGSEKDDCGPDVLCGPTLLERLRFYAAVRATTAGHSVLLARTGYTGEDGFELFCGAEDAVDLWTVITSAAAALGPTVIDGEPVPALTPCGLAARDSLRLEAGMPLYGHELHEGMTPYDAGLGAVVRLNKGAFVGRDALAARAEQEGTEGTSVLVPLTAEGRRAARAGAPVLGDNGEVLGAVTSGLLSPTLGHPVALALLRPWREDAPAWPVGTALVADVRGRPLEVTVVDSPFYKRTR; from the coding sequence ATGAGCAAGCACACCGAGACCAGCGCAGCCGTCCTGCGCACCACGCCCCTGCACCGCGTGCACACGGCCCTGGGCGCGTCCTTCACCGACTTCGGCGGCTGGCAGATGCCGTTGCGCTACACCTCTGACCTGGCCGAGCACCACGCGGTGCGCCGTAGCGCGGGGATCTTCGATTTGTCCCACATGGGTGAGGTCAAGGTCACCGGCCCCGAGGCGGGGGCCGCCCTGGACCACGCGCTCGTGGGGGCCCTGTCCGCCGTGGCGGTGGGGCGCGCCCGCTACACGATGATCGTCTCTCCCTCCGGCGGGGTCATCGACGACCTCATCGTCTACCACGTGGGCGACGAGGAGTACCTCGTGGTGCCCAACGCCGGCAACCGCGAGCGCGTCGCCGCCGAGCTGGTCGCCCGCTGCGCGGGATTCGACTGCACGGTCGAGGACATCTCCCTGCCCACCTGCCTCATCGCCGTCCAGGGGCCGCGGGCGCAAGAGGTGCTCGTCGGCGTCATCGAGTCCGGTGCCGCCATGCCCGGCGCTCTCAGGCCCCTTGAGGGCTCGGAGAAGGACGACTGCGGACCGGACGTGCTGTGCGGTCCCACGCTCTTGGAGCGCCTGCGCTTCTACGCGGCCGTCAGGGCGACGACGGCGGGGCACTCGGTGCTGCTGGCCCGTACCGGCTACACGGGTGAGGACGGCTTCGAGCTGTTCTGCGGCGCGGAGGACGCCGTGGACCTGTGGACGGTCATCACCAGTGCCGCGGCGGCCCTGGGGCCCACCGTCATCGACGGCGAGCCGGTGCCGGCGCTGACCCCCTGCGGACTGGCGGCGCGCGACTCCCTGCGGCTGGAGGCCGGGATGCCCCTGTACGGGCACGAGCTCCACGAGGGGATGACGCCCTACGACGCCGGCCTGGGCGCGGTGGTGCGGCTCAACAAGGGCGCTTTCGTCGGACGTGACGCCCTGGCCGCCCGGGCCGAGCAGGAGGGCACCGAGGGCACCTCGGTGCTGGTTCCCCTGACCGCTGAGGGTCGGCGTGCTGCCCGGGCCGGTGCGCCGGTGCTGGGCGACAACGGCGAGGTGCTCGGTGCGGTGACCTCCGGCCTGCTGTCACCCACGCTGGGTCACCCCGTGGCCCTGGCGCTCCTGCGTCCCTGGCGTGAGGACGCCCCCGCCTGGCCCGTGGGCACGGCGCTCGTCGCCGACGTGCGCGGCAGGCCGCTGGAGGTCACGGTCGTCGACTCCCCCTTCTACAAGCGGACCCGATAA
- a CDS encoding aminotransferase class V-fold PLP-dependent enzyme, with product MSNFLTHPSFHRHRSETALVRYIRRLADRDLALDRTMIPLGSCTLKLNAAAQSAVWLSPGLAGTHPYAPATQTRGWRLLLDGLADRLAQLTGYDRCSLQPASGAQGELAGLLAVRGYLRATGQQQRDLVLVPASAHGTNAASAAGAGFSVKVVATAEDGSIDVDHLRGLLAEHGERVAAIMLTYPSTHGVFEPQVTEVTALVHDAGGQVYIDGANLNALTGLLRPGDLGGDVSHLNLHKTFAIPHGGGGPGVGPVVVKEHLAPYLPAGPGGSAVPTDEDHDRSFGGAAAMGARFGSAGVMPLAWTYLATLTDADLRRVTLTALAHASYLSQALADVFPTLYTHRGHVAHECVLDLRALTAATGVSAEDVAKRLIDYGFHAPTLSFPVAGTLMVEPTESEPLAELDRFIAAMRSIRAEIDEVASGAVALEDSVLRRSPHTLAAVTAEPWQRPYSRATAAFPLAGMETDKYFPPVSRVDNAWGDRHLMCTCPPPDAFEAHEA from the coding sequence ATGAGCAACTTCCTGACCCACCCGAGCTTCCACCGTCACCGCAGCGAGACCGCCCTCGTGCGCTACATCCGGCGGCTGGCGGACCGTGACCTCGCCCTCGACCGGACGATGATCCCGCTGGGCTCGTGCACCCTCAAGCTCAACGCGGCCGCGCAGTCGGCCGTGTGGCTCAGCCCCGGGCTCGCCGGCACCCACCCCTACGCCCCCGCGACCCAGACACGCGGCTGGCGCCTGCTGCTGGACGGTCTCGCCGACCGGTTGGCGCAGCTGACCGGCTACGACCGGTGCAGCCTGCAGCCGGCCTCCGGCGCCCAGGGCGAGCTCGCCGGCCTGCTGGCGGTGCGCGGCTACCTCAGGGCCACCGGGCAGCAGCAGCGCGACCTCGTCCTGGTACCCGCCAGCGCCCACGGCACGAACGCCGCCTCGGCCGCCGGCGCCGGCTTCAGCGTCAAGGTGGTCGCCACCGCCGAGGACGGCTCCATCGACGTCGACCATCTGCGCGGGCTCCTGGCCGAGCACGGTGAACGCGTCGCGGCCATCATGCTCACGTACCCGTCCACCCACGGCGTCTTCGAGCCGCAGGTCACTGAGGTCACCGCCCTCGTCCACGACGCCGGCGGCCAGGTCTACATCGACGGCGCCAACCTCAACGCCCTCACGGGGCTACTGCGCCCGGGTGACCTCGGTGGCGATGTGTCCCACCTCAACCTGCACAAGACCTTCGCCATCCCTCACGGCGGCGGCGGTCCGGGCGTGGGCCCCGTCGTCGTCAAGGAGCACCTGGCCCCCTACCTTCCGGCCGGTCCCGGCGGATCGGCCGTCCCGACGGACGAGGACCATGACCGGAGCTTCGGCGGGGCTGCGGCCATGGGGGCCCGCTTCGGCTCGGCGGGAGTCATGCCGCTGGCCTGGACGTACCTGGCCACGCTCACCGACGCCGATCTGCGCCGGGTCACCCTCACGGCGCTGGCCCACGCGAGCTACCTCTCGCAGGCGCTCGCCGACGTCTTCCCCACCCTGTACACCCACCGCGGGCACGTGGCGCACGAGTGCGTCCTCGACCTGCGTGCGCTCACCGCCGCCACCGGTGTCAGCGCCGAGGACGTGGCCAAGAGGCTCATCGACTACGGGTTCCACGCACCGACCCTCTCCTTCCCCGTGGCCGGCACGCTCATGGTCGAGCCCACCGAGTCCGAGCCCCTGGCCGAGCTGGACCGATTCATCGCGGCCATGCGCTCGATCCGTGCCGAGATCGACGAGGTCGCCTCAGGGGCCGTGGCGCTGGAGGACTCAGTGCTGCGCCGCTCGCCGCACACGCTGGCGGCCGTCACGGCCGAGCCGTGGCAGCGGCCCTACTCGCGCGCCACCGCGGCCTTCCCGCTGGCGGGCATGGAGACGGACAAGTACTTCCCCCCGGTCTCGCGGGTGGACAACGCGTGGGGCGACCGCCACCTGATGTGCACCTGCCCGCCACCCGATGCCTTCGAGGCGCACGAGGCCTGA
- the miaB gene encoding tRNA (N6-isopentenyl adenosine(37)-C2)-methylthiotransferase MiaB gives MTTLATTAPALDARGALPRTYHVRTLGCQMNVHDSEHMAGLLEGAGYLRVEDVPEAAARATDAGDGGADVVIINTCSVRENAATRLFGNLGQLAAVKRERPGMQIAVAGCLAQQMGEGIVERAPWVDVVFGTHNLDVLPALLERARHNSAAAVELEESLKVFPSTLPTRRESAYAAWVSIAVGCNNTCTFCIVPSLRGKQRDRRPGDVLAEVEAVAAQGAIEVTLLGQNVNSYGVGFGDRGAFAKLLRAAGGVEGIERVRFTSPHPAAFTDDVIEAMATTEAVMPSLHMPLQSGSDRVLRAMRRSYRTQRFLGILDKVRDVMPDAAITTDIIVGFPGETEEDFQATLDVVERARFASAYTFEYSPRPGTPAADRDDQVPAEVVKDRYRRLDALVRRIAREENEGQEGRVVEVLVAEGEGRRDSVTARISGRAADNRLVHVALPEGLAEDDYAGGAPRPGDMVSVRVTHGAPHNLIADSARCGREPDPVAAAANEALKPGDRLWLDDGPVLFQVRRTRAGEAWERRQAEACAAPEPDTAPVSLGLPTLRVGAPA, from the coding sequence ATGACCACGCTCGCCACCACCGCCCCCGCTCTTGACGCCCGCGGAGCCCTGCCGCGCACCTACCACGTGCGCACGCTGGGCTGCCAGATGAACGTCCACGACTCCGAGCACATGGCGGGTCTGCTGGAGGGGGCCGGCTACCTGCGCGTCGAGGACGTGCCCGAAGCGGCCGCCCGAGCCACCGACGCCGGTGACGGCGGGGCCGACGTCGTCATTATCAACACCTGCTCCGTGCGTGAGAACGCCGCCACCAGGCTCTTCGGCAACCTGGGCCAGCTCGCCGCCGTCAAGCGCGAGCGCCCCGGCATGCAGATCGCCGTGGCCGGGTGTCTGGCCCAGCAGATGGGGGAGGGGATCGTCGAGCGCGCCCCCTGGGTCGACGTCGTCTTCGGCACCCACAACCTCGACGTCCTGCCCGCCCTGCTTGAGCGCGCCCGGCACAACTCGGCGGCCGCCGTCGAGCTCGAGGAGTCCCTCAAGGTCTTCCCCTCCACCCTGCCCACCCGCCGCGAGTCCGCCTACGCCGCCTGGGTCTCCATCGCCGTGGGCTGCAACAACACCTGCACCTTCTGCATCGTGCCCTCCCTGCGCGGTAAGCAGCGCGACCGCCGTCCCGGTGATGTCCTGGCCGAGGTCGAGGCTGTCGCCGCCCAGGGGGCCATCGAAGTGACCCTCCTGGGGCAGAACGTCAACTCCTACGGAGTCGGCTTCGGCGACCGCGGCGCCTTCGCCAAGCTGCTGCGAGCGGCCGGGGGAGTCGAGGGCATCGAGCGCGTGCGCTTCACCAGCCCCCACCCCGCCGCCTTCACCGACGACGTCATTGAGGCCATGGCCACCACCGAGGCGGTCATGCCCAGCCTGCACATGCCCCTGCAGTCGGGATCCGACCGGGTTCTGCGGGCCATGCGGCGCTCCTACCGCACCCAGCGCTTCCTGGGCATCCTGGACAAGGTCCGCGATGTCATGCCCGACGCGGCCATCACCACCGACATCATCGTCGGCTTCCCCGGCGAGACCGAGGAGGACTTCCAGGCCACGCTCGACGTCGTCGAACGCGCCCGCTTCGCCTCGGCCTACACCTTCGAGTACTCCCCGCGCCCGGGCACGCCCGCCGCCGACCGCGACGACCAGGTCCCCGCCGAGGTCGTCAAGGACCGCTACCGGCGGCTCGATGCACTCGTGCGCCGCATCGCCCGTGAGGAGAACGAGGGGCAGGAGGGGCGCGTCGTGGAGGTGCTCGTCGCCGAGGGCGAGGGGCGTCGTGACTCGGTGACCGCGCGTATCTCCGGGCGCGCAGCCGACAACCGGCTCGTCCATGTGGCCCTGCCCGAGGGCCTGGCCGAGGACGACTACGCCGGTGGGGCCCCGCGTCCCGGCGACATGGTGAGTGTGCGCGTCACCCACGGCGCCCCCCACAACCTCATCGCCGACTCGGCCCGCTGCGGGCGGGAGCCGGACCCGGTTGCCGCGGCCGCCAACGAGGCGCTCAAGCCCGGTGACCGCCTCTGGCTCGACGACGGACCCGTTCTGTTCCAGGTGCGGCGCACCCGCGCCGGCGAAGCCTGGGAGCGCCGTCAGGCCGAGGCCTGCGCCGCGCCTGAACCCGACACCGCCCCGGTGAGCCTGGGCCTGCCCACTCTGCGGGTGGGCGCCCCCGCCTGA
- a CDS encoding TetR/AcrR family transcriptional regulator — translation MYSAGVDSREKLVEAMAELMWERGYSATSPRAVRELSGVGQGSMYHYFPTKRDLGLAALDHNCRVQLDSWKAAIKDLEDPLEILSAYLTLPRDPLKGCRVGRMAQDKAVVADDGLREPVAEAFARLREMLVVVIGAARSQGRLPADLEPDHLARTMVAVVQGGYVLAMAEQDRAPYDAACQGALELLRAAAGAAGGAPGDDGSASS, via the coding sequence ATGTACAGTGCTGGTGTGGACTCGAGAGAGAAGCTGGTTGAGGCGATGGCCGAGCTGATGTGGGAGCGTGGCTACAGTGCCACGAGCCCGCGAGCGGTTCGCGAGCTCTCCGGCGTCGGCCAGGGGAGCATGTATCACTATTTCCCCACCAAGCGGGACCTCGGGCTGGCGGCCCTGGATCACAACTGCCGGGTCCAGCTGGATTCCTGGAAGGCTGCGATCAAGGACCTCGAGGATCCGCTCGAGATCCTCAGCGCCTACCTCACCCTTCCCCGTGACCCGCTCAAGGGTTGTCGAGTCGGTCGGATGGCCCAGGACAAGGCGGTGGTGGCCGACGACGGTCTTCGTGAGCCGGTCGCCGAGGCCTTCGCCCGGCTTCGCGAGATGCTGGTCGTTGTCATCGGTGCGGCCAGGTCGCAGGGCCGTCTGCCGGCGGACCTTGAGCCGGACCATCTTGCTCGCACGATGGTCGCCGTTGTTCAGGGCGGTTACGTCCTGGCCATGGCCGAGCAGGACAGGGCCCCGTACGACGCGGCCTGTCAGGGCGCCCTCGAGCTGCTCCGTGCCGCAGCCGGGGCCGCTGGTGGGGCTCCCGGTGACGACGGGTCCGCTTCCTCCTGA
- the gap gene encoding type I glyceraldehyde-3-phosphate dehydrogenase, giving the protein MTIRIGINGFGRIGRTYLRAALASGADVEVVAVNDLTDSGTLATLLEWDSVAGHLDGVLADGGDLEVGGRTIKVFSEPDPAKIPWGEVGADVVIESTGFFVDRDKAAQHLEGGAKKVIVSAPAKGDVPTFVLGVNDNRLDVSAADVFSNGSCTTNSLAPLAKVLNDSFGVESGLMTTIHAYTGDQRLHDAPHKDLRRARAAAVSIVPTSSGAARAIGLVIPELDGRLTGASMRVPVPVGSITDLTVVTSRPATVEDVNAAFREAADHGPLAGYLQYSQAPIVSHDIVGNPHSSIFDAPLTEVIGGQVKVFGWYDNEWGFSNRLVEFSQRIGEQL; this is encoded by the coding sequence ATGACTATTCGTATCGGTATCAACGGCTTCGGACGTATCGGGCGCACGTACCTGCGTGCCGCGCTGGCAAGTGGGGCGGACGTCGAGGTCGTCGCCGTCAACGACCTGACCGACTCGGGCACGCTGGCCACGCTCCTGGAGTGGGACTCGGTGGCCGGGCATCTCGACGGCGTCCTTGCCGACGGCGGCGACCTCGAGGTCGGCGGGCGGACCATCAAGGTCTTCTCCGAGCCGGATCCGGCCAAGATCCCCTGGGGCGAGGTCGGGGCCGACGTCGTCATCGAGTCCACCGGGTTCTTCGTCGACCGGGACAAGGCCGCCCAGCATCTCGAGGGCGGTGCCAAGAAGGTCATCGTCTCCGCGCCCGCCAAGGGCGACGTCCCCACCTTCGTCCTGGGGGTCAACGACAACCGGCTGGATGTCTCCGCCGCCGACGTGTTCTCCAACGGGTCGTGCACCACGAACTCCCTGGCCCCGCTGGCCAAGGTGCTCAACGACTCCTTCGGGGTCGAGAGCGGTCTCATGACGACGATCCACGCCTACACCGGTGACCAGCGGCTTCACGACGCGCCCCACAAGGACCTGCGTCGGGCGCGCGCTGCCGCCGTCTCCATCGTTCCCACCTCCTCGGGGGCCGCCCGGGCCATCGGTCTGGTCATCCCCGAGCTCGACGGGCGTCTGACCGGCGCTTCCATGAGGGTGCCGGTCCCGGTCGGCTCGATCACCGACCTCACCGTGGTCACCTCCCGCCCGGCAACGGTCGAGGACGTCAACGCGGCCTTCCGCGAGGCTGCCGATCATGGGCCGCTGGCCGGCTACCTGCAGTACTCCCAGGCGCCGATCGTCTCCCACGACATTGTCGGCAACCCGCACTCCTCGATCTTCGATGCGCCTCTGACCGAGGTGATTGGCGGCCAGGTCAAGGTCTTCGGCTGGTACGACAACGAGTGGGGATTCTCCAACCGCCTCGTGGAGTTCTCCCAGAGGATCGGCGAACAGCTCTAA
- a CDS encoding YbjN domain-containing protein, translating to MPSSDASSAAAATVPRPVDVDRIHECVKRLGLRYFIDDEGDIGIPWRYVTVHAIFQDTRAVQMRGIWHRIADTEHLTQLRALVEDWNTTRIGPKAYLTVADGGVVRLHGEYTYPLEAGMTDRQLEDFVFGGCRLIVALMHEAEEQFPDELRGSLEP from the coding sequence ATGCCCAGTTCCGACGCCAGCTCTGCTGCCGCCGCCACGGTCCCCAGGCCCGTGGACGTCGACCGTATCCACGAGTGCGTCAAGCGCCTGGGGCTGCGCTACTTCATCGATGACGAGGGCGACATCGGCATCCCGTGGCGATACGTCACCGTCCACGCCATCTTCCAGGACACCAGGGCCGTCCAGATGCGCGGGATCTGGCACCGCATCGCCGATACCGAGCACCTGACCCAGCTACGCGCCCTGGTCGAGGACTGGAACACCACCCGGATCGGCCCCAAGGCCTACCTCACCGTCGCCGACGGCGGCGTGGTGCGCCTTCACGGCGAGTACACCTACCCCCTCGAGGCAGGGATGACGGACAGGCAGCTCGAGGACTTCGTCTTCGGCGGCTGCCGGCTCATCGTCGCCCTCATGCACGAGGCCGAGGAGCAGTTTCCCGACGAGCTGCGAGGAAGCCTGGAGCCCTGA
- a CDS encoding YbjN domain-containing protein encodes MPRLQRLTDFIARLLGKEWDVRALDHQRGIQQSHRQSPQQESPTVPGDAGTPGRTEESGAPRASGASAGSPDPTSSADSADSTAPAVTEDSASPSGRISDRAKAAASTEAFDASRTWPSRSGRPDEHASGECDVAGRSLGAEPTDEATDPLTLARIESMLTGPMDYNVQLADDREHPCLLGTWDSFPFVIEIPEGHDGWLLVSGDWEEAAPASQRDEIAASVNDWNRDKFFPTVGVVDTPVGPLVRATYLTDLSAGVSDAQLRLHLDTALSSCTQALSLVGPLLPEI; translated from the coding sequence ATGCCGCGACTGCAACGCCTCACCGACTTCATCGCGCGGCTCCTGGGCAAGGAGTGGGACGTGCGGGCGCTGGACCATCAGCGAGGGATCCAGCAGAGCCACCGTCAGAGCCCTCAGCAGGAGTCCCCGACCGTTCCCGGCGACGCCGGGACCCCCGGCCGCACCGAGGAGTCGGGAGCGCCGCGTGCTTCCGGGGCATCAGCCGGCTCACCGGACCCAACGAGCTCGGCGGACTCAGCCGACTCGACGGCTCCAGCGGTCACCGAGGACTCGGCGAGCCCATCGGGTCGAATATCGGATCGGGCCAAGGCAGCCGCCTCGACAGAGGCCTTCGACGCCTCGCGCACCTGGCCGAGCCGATCAGGCCGACCGGATGAGCACGCCTCAGGGGAGTGCGACGTCGCCGGTCGCTCTCTGGGTGCAGAGCCGACCGATGAGGCCACCGATCCGCTCACCCTGGCCAGGATCGAGTCCATGCTCACCGGCCCCATGGATTACAACGTCCAGCTGGCCGACGACCGCGAGCACCCCTGCCTCCTGGGCACCTGGGACTCCTTCCCCTTCGTCATCGAGATCCCCGAGGGCCACGACGGCTGGCTCCTGGTCTCCGGTGACTGGGAGGAGGCCGCCCCCGCCTCCCAGCGCGACGAGATCGCCGCCAGCGTCAACGACTGGAACCGAGACAAGTTCTTCCCCACCGTCGGCGTCGTCGACACCCCCGTCGGACCACTGGTGCGAGCCACCTACCTCACCGACCTGTCCGCCGGGGTCTCCGACGCCCAGCTCCGCCTCCACCTGGACACGGCGCTGTCCTCCTGCACCCAGGCCCTCAGCCTGGTGGGCCCCCTCCTGCCGGAGATCTGA